From Halichoerus grypus chromosome 6, mHalGry1.hap1.1, whole genome shotgun sequence, one genomic window encodes:
- the NUDT4 gene encoding diphosphoinositol polyphosphate phosphohydrolase 2 isoform X1 produces the protein MMKFKPNQTRTYDREGFKKRAACLCFRSEQEDEVLLVSSSRYPDQWIVPGGGMEPEEEPGGAAVREVYEEAGVKGKLGRLLGIFEQNQDRKHRTYVYVLTVTEILEDWEDSVNIGRKREWFKVEDAIKVLQCHKPVHAEYLEKLKLGCSPTNGNSTVPSLPDNNTLFVTAAQTSGLPSSVR, from the exons ATGATGAAGTTCAAGCCCAACCAGACGCGGACCTATGACCGCGAGGGCTTCAAGAAGCGGGCGGCGTGCCTGTGCTTCCGGAGCGAGCAGGAGGACGAG GTGCTGCTTGTGAGCAGCAGCCGGTACCCGGACCAGTGGATTGTCCCTGGAGGAGGCATGGAGCCGGAGGAGGAACCCGGCGGCGCAGCCGTGAGGGAGGTTTATGAAGAG GCTGGAGTCAAAGGAAAATTAGGCAGACTCCTGGGCATATTTGAG CAGAATCAAGACCGAAAGCATAGAACATATGTTTATGTTCTTACTGTCACTGAAATACTAGAAGATTGGGAAGATTCTGTTAATATAG gaaggaagagagagtggTTCAAAGTAGAAGATGCCATCAAAGTTCTCCAGTGTCATAAGCCTGTACATGCAGAGTATCTGGAAAAACTAAAGCTGGGTTGTTCTCCAACCAATGGAAATTCCACGGTCCCTTCCCTTCCAGATAACAACACCTTGTTTGTGACTGCCGCACAGACCTCTGGGTTGCCATCCAGTGTAAGATAG
- the NUDT4 gene encoding diphosphoinositol polyphosphate phosphohydrolase 2 isoform X2 — translation MMKFKPNQTRTYDREGFKKRAACLCFRSEQEDEVLLVSSSRYPDQWIVPGGGMEPEEEPGGAAVREVYEEAGVKGKLGRLLGIFENQDRKHRTYVYVLTVTEILEDWEDSVNIGRKREWFKVEDAIKVLQCHKPVHAEYLEKLKLGCSPTNGNSTVPSLPDNNTLFVTAAQTSGLPSSVR, via the exons ATGATGAAGTTCAAGCCCAACCAGACGCGGACCTATGACCGCGAGGGCTTCAAGAAGCGGGCGGCGTGCCTGTGCTTCCGGAGCGAGCAGGAGGACGAG GTGCTGCTTGTGAGCAGCAGCCGGTACCCGGACCAGTGGATTGTCCCTGGAGGAGGCATGGAGCCGGAGGAGGAACCCGGCGGCGCAGCCGTGAGGGAGGTTTATGAAGAG GCTGGAGTCAAAGGAAAATTAGGCAGACTCCTGGGCATATTTGAG AATCAAGACCGAAAGCATAGAACATATGTTTATGTTCTTACTGTCACTGAAATACTAGAAGATTGGGAAGATTCTGTTAATATAG gaaggaagagagagtggTTCAAAGTAGAAGATGCCATCAAAGTTCTCCAGTGTCATAAGCCTGTACATGCAGAGTATCTGGAAAAACTAAAGCTGGGTTGTTCTCCAACCAATGGAAATTCCACGGTCCCTTCCCTTCCAGATAACAACACCTTGTTTGTGACTGCCGCACAGACCTCTGGGTTGCCATCCAGTGTAAGATAG